A single Blastococcus colisei DNA region contains:
- a CDS encoding DUF3152 domain-containing protein: MRRFVHEYGWRVYAVPLLIVATIAALVDVAVDDAAVSSPTGGSATEALPPATLPLLEETTEPTALAEGDAGPSLTPQVVGEETYVEQGAGSLSVIDGTSPVYGTGPVQRFVVETEDGIGVDGAGFAQAVEETLADPRSWGNGGRMSFQRVGAAEATSGQYDFRVSLVSPGSMETYCPGVGTGGYTSCRYGERAVINLARWVTAVPDYEGDVATYRHYVVNHEVGHALGNSAHPPCPGPGQLAPVMQQQTLGLNGCAKNAWPYP; encoded by the coding sequence GTGCGGCGCTTCGTCCACGAGTACGGATGGCGCGTCTATGCCGTCCCCCTGCTGATCGTCGCCACGATCGCCGCCCTCGTGGACGTGGCGGTGGACGACGCGGCGGTGAGCTCGCCCACGGGCGGCAGCGCGACGGAGGCCCTGCCGCCCGCAACGCTGCCTCTCCTGGAGGAGACCACGGAACCCACGGCGCTCGCCGAGGGCGACGCCGGTCCGAGTCTGACGCCACAGGTCGTCGGTGAGGAGACCTATGTCGAGCAGGGGGCGGGCAGCCTCTCCGTCATCGACGGCACGTCGCCGGTTTACGGGACCGGCCCGGTGCAGCGTTTCGTCGTGGAGACGGAGGACGGCATCGGCGTGGATGGTGCGGGCTTCGCCCAGGCGGTGGAGGAGACGCTCGCCGACCCCAGGTCCTGGGGCAACGGGGGCCGGATGTCCTTCCAGCGCGTCGGGGCGGCCGAGGCGACGTCTGGGCAGTACGACTTCCGGGTGAGCCTGGTCAGCCCGGGGAGCATGGAGACCTACTGCCCCGGCGTGGGGACCGGCGGCTACACCTCCTGCCGGTACGGCGAGCGGGCCGTCATCAACCTGGCCCGCTGGGTCACCGCCGTCCCCGACTACGAGGGCGACGTCGCCACCTACCGCCACTACGTCGTGAACCACGAAGTCGGTCACGCACTCGGGAACAGCGCGCACCCGCCGTGTCCCGGACCCGGTCAACTCGCGCCGGTGATGCAGCAGCAGACGCTGGGCCTGAACGGCTGCGCGAAGAATGCGTGG
- a CDS encoding PAS domain-containing protein: protein MKDHGGEDAEAHWPGLASDAADTRRTHPELAVAAAGVGTFDWDLFTGTLIWDERLIELFGYDPSAVDQTIEAFRARLHPDDASGVSAQLQQTIDAWGSYQDEFRVMLPEGGQR, encoded by the coding sequence ATGAAGGACCACGGCGGCGAGGATGCCGAGGCGCACTGGCCGGGACTGGCCAGCGACGCGGCCGACACCCGCCGGACCCATCCTGAGCTGGCCGTCGCCGCTGCGGGTGTCGGCACGTTCGACTGGGACCTGTTCACCGGCACACTGATCTGGGACGAGCGCCTCATCGAGCTGTTCGGCTACGACCCGTCAGCCGTCGACCAGACGATCGAGGCCTTCCGCGCCCGTCTCCACCCCGACGACGCTTCCGGCGTCAGCGCGCAGCTGCAGCAGACGATCGACGCCTGGGGGTCCTACCAGGACGAGTTCCGGGTGATGCTGCCCGAAGGGGGCCAGCGGTGA
- a CDS encoding PP2C family protein-serine/threonine phosphatase has product MQTLQVDTLATAVVARLEQTPAELRRGITRLRWSNAGHPPPMVLHPDGRVDLLTGDHHDRLLGVDPDTPRREAEISLSRDAVVLLYTDGLVERRDQPLDDGVQRLQRTLAELAGRNLDQLLDDLLARLLPDRPDDDVALVAVRLHRQDRPRPAEAGPNLIPPTVCAPPTITQ; this is encoded by the coding sequence ATGCAGACCCTCCAGGTCGACACCCTCGCCACCGCCGTGGTCGCCCGCCTGGAACAGACCCCCGCCGAACTGCGCCGCGGGATCACCCGGCTGCGCTGGTCCAACGCCGGGCACCCCCCGCCGATGGTGCTCCACCCCGACGGGCGGGTCGACCTCCTCACCGGCGACCACCACGACCGGCTGCTCGGCGTCGACCCCGACACCCCGCGCCGGGAGGCCGAGATCAGCCTCAGCCGGGATGCGGTAGTGCTGCTCTACACCGACGGCCTCGTGGAACGCCGCGACCAGCCACTCGACGACGGCGTACAGCGCCTGCAGCGCACCCTCGCCGAGCTCGCCGGCCGCAACCTCGATCAACTCCTCGACGACCTGCTGGCGCGCCTGCTGCCCGACCGACCCGACGACGACGTCGCCCTCGTCGCCGTCCGCCTACACCGCCAAGACCGACCCCGCCCCGCAGAAGCCGGCCCGAATCTCATCCCACCCACCGTGTGCGCCCCACCGACAATCACCCAATAA
- a CDS encoding ATP-binding protein: protein MSEPMWGERIAPQPGASDSAAIWDGRPWTVADVTELRLQMRAGLADGARPCDADDDDIEKLLLVFEELTSNGLRHGQAPVRVVVTTTASGWLIDVSDAAADRPPTPAVGRDAADGGLGLYLVARLSAAHGWAVHGDRKHVWARIDYASPPPPTPAPPRPRSRGGQDASR, encoded by the coding sequence ATGAGCGAGCCGATGTGGGGCGAGCGGATTGCGCCGCAGCCGGGCGCCTCGGACTCCGCGGCTATCTGGGACGGGCGGCCCTGGACGGTGGCCGACGTGACCGAGCTTCGGTTGCAGATGCGCGCCGGTCTCGCCGACGGTGCCCGCCCCTGCGACGCCGATGACGATGACATCGAGAAGCTGCTGCTGGTCTTCGAGGAGCTGACCTCCAACGGGCTCCGGCACGGTCAGGCGCCGGTGCGGGTGGTGGTCACCACCACCGCCTCCGGCTGGCTGATCGACGTCAGCGACGCCGCGGCCGACCGCCCGCCCACGCCAGCCGTCGGCCGAGACGCTGCCGACGGCGGCCTCGGCCTCTACCTGGTCGCCCGGCTCAGCGCCGCGCACGGCTGGGCGGTACACGGCGACCGCAAGCACGTGTGGGCGCGCATCGACTACGCCTCCCCGCCCCCGCCGACACCGGCGCCGCCGCGGCCTCGGTCACGCGGCGGCCAGGATGCGTCCCGGTAA
- a CDS encoding putative bifunctional diguanylate cyclase/phosphodiesterase, with protein sequence MRRVFMSRLLLLVVISLVLAAMVWLILGLQSRGQERAAAQGEKTAEVIAATVVRPRLDASDLAGGQLFAEDLAELRDDVDQLRGDGQLLGLSVWRLDGTPLFDGSPASDALQPSDGDLHRARQGKSWTASGRAADGQDQLRVFLPSPTAEEDAGSGGSLVQVVIPHGDLTAAAEDRLLRQQMAVVVIFGLVIVGLVWLRHRLLRRERHARHDPLTGLLNRRALYEDAHGPLAKASFKRPLAFLLLDLSEFKSVNDTLGHTAGDLLLQQVAATLQAAVRPEDLVVRLGGDEFGVLLTHLPDTAAAQDRAEQLLRRLREAPFTVEGVDLSVDASIGVALAPEHGRTLPELLQRADVAMYQAQRSRRGTAVYDPTTDQHTVGQLAMVTDLRRALDNDEFVLHYQPKVSLRDMQVTSVEALVRWQHPTRGLLAPGEFLPVLERSGLMQPLTRWVLREAIGQAASWRRAGMPLQVAVNISPRSLLQDDLPARVLAALVAAELPASLLQLEITETAVMTNPERAAFVLTQLQSRGVAVAIDDFGAGYTSLAFLRILPITALKIDRSLIHHMLDHDEDEAVTSAVTDLAHRLGFSVIAEGVESQALLDRLAALGCDQVQGYVISAPLPPAALEGWLADWRARSSTSVETAAAS encoded by the coding sequence GTGCGCCGAGTCTTTATGTCGCGGCTGCTCCTGCTGGTTGTCATCAGCCTAGTTCTGGCCGCCATGGTGTGGCTGATACTGGGACTCCAAAGCCGGGGCCAGGAGCGCGCCGCCGCCCAAGGCGAGAAGACCGCCGAGGTCATCGCCGCCACCGTCGTCCGCCCGCGTCTGGACGCGAGTGACCTCGCCGGAGGTCAGCTATTCGCCGAGGACCTTGCTGAGCTGCGTGATGACGTCGATCAGCTGCGCGGTGACGGACAGTTGCTGGGCCTGAGCGTCTGGCGTCTGGACGGCACACCCTTGTTCGACGGTTCCCCGGCCTCCGACGCCCTCCAGCCTTCCGACGGCGATCTTCACCGCGCCCGGCAGGGTAAGTCGTGGACGGCGTCCGGGCGGGCCGCGGACGGGCAGGACCAGCTGCGGGTCTTTCTTCCCTCGCCGACCGCGGAGGAAGACGCCGGCTCGGGCGGGTCACTGGTCCAGGTGGTGATCCCGCACGGCGACCTCACCGCGGCCGCGGAGGACCGGCTGCTGCGCCAGCAAATGGCGGTCGTTGTGATCTTCGGGCTGGTGATCGTGGGGCTGGTGTGGTTGCGGCACCGCCTGCTGCGGCGCGAGCGGCACGCCCGCCACGACCCGCTGACCGGGCTGCTGAACCGCCGCGCCCTGTACGAGGACGCCCACGGTCCGCTGGCCAAGGCGAGTTTCAAGCGTCCGCTGGCGTTTCTCCTTCTGGACCTCAGCGAGTTCAAGTCGGTCAACGACACCCTCGGTCACACCGCCGGCGACCTCCTGCTGCAGCAGGTCGCGGCGACCCTGCAGGCCGCGGTGCGGCCGGAGGATCTGGTGGTCCGCCTCGGCGGCGACGAGTTCGGTGTTCTGCTGACCCACCTGCCCGACACCGCCGCGGCGCAGGACCGGGCTGAGCAGCTGCTCCGCCGGCTGCGGGAGGCCCCGTTCACCGTGGAAGGTGTCGACCTGTCCGTCGACGCCAGCATCGGGGTGGCGCTGGCCCCCGAGCACGGCAGGACTCTGCCCGAGCTGCTGCAGCGCGCCGACGTGGCCATGTACCAGGCCCAGCGCAGCCGTCGCGGCACCGCGGTCTATGACCCGACGACCGACCAGCACACCGTCGGGCAACTGGCCATGGTCACCGACCTGCGCCGGGCGCTGGACAACGACGAGTTCGTCCTGCACTACCAGCCCAAGGTTTCCCTCCGGGACATGCAGGTCACCAGCGTGGAGGCGCTGGTGCGCTGGCAACACCCCACCCGGGGGCTGCTGGCGCCCGGGGAGTTCCTGCCGGTTCTGGAGCGCAGCGGGCTGATGCAGCCGCTGACCCGCTGGGTGCTCAGGGAAGCCATCGGGCAGGCCGCCAGCTGGCGCCGGGCCGGCATGCCGCTGCAGGTGGCGGTCAACATCAGCCCCCGCAGCCTCCTGCAGGACGACCTGCCCGCCCGCGTCCTGGCCGCCCTGGTGGCAGCGGAGCTGCCAGCGTCGCTGCTGCAGCTGGAGATCACCGAGACGGCCGTGATGACCAACCCCGAACGCGCCGCCTTCGTGCTGACACAGCTGCAATCCCGGGGCGTCGCGGTCGCCATCGACGACTTCGGCGCCGGCTACACCAGCCTCGCGTTCCTCCGCATCCTGCCCATCACCGCCCTGAAGATCGACCGCAGCCTGATCCACCACATGCTCGACCACGACGAGGACGAGGCGGTCACCTCGGCAGTGACCGACCTGGCCCACCGGCTGGGCTTCAGCGTGATCGCCGAAGGCGTCGAATCCCAGGCGCTGCTCGACCGACTCGCCGCCCTGGGCTGCGACCAGGTGCAGGGGTACGTCATCAGCGCCCCGCTGCCCCCCGCCGCCCTCGAAGGCTGGCTCGCCGACTGGCGGGCCCGCAGCAGCACGTCCGTCGAGACTGCTGCGGCCTCATAA